The genomic window AAAtgaaagtctgtgtttacgtaatatatgtgtgttatgtgtataataattatgtatatataatatacacacacatacatgtatatatttaagaaaaaatttatatttatatataatataaattgtatataaatatatatatttatttatacatgcatatatttcttaaagaTATAcacgtatgtgtgtgtatttatatatacataattatacacataacacacatattacgtaaacacagacttttattttgcacacgattaatcgcgattaataaTTGTGCAGCCTTAGTTTGTCATTTTAGGCAGTTTTTATCACGCTGATGTTAGTTAAAGTGTTCcttctttaaataagtttgtttttagttagttatttgatgctataaaaatgtgggttttgacgtcatgattgacagccgagattgacagcttctctgagcgaAGTAGTCACTGAAGCACCGAGTGACTTTTTTCTGGATCTTTGGGAGGAGATTGGATCTTTAACTTTAATGTCTACATTTccagaactgtttatttcacaccgatATAATGACCTTGATATCGTGGCTCCACTTCGCGCTCACTACTGCGCACACTTAGGCTCCAAGTTCACTATGCGCAGACTCGAGACTCAAGATGGCAGTGCCATATTGGCACACTGACAGCTTCAGAGAGTGAAGGTGcatcgtccatctttttttacagtctatacctggtcaacactatcaacgccaaaattaatctgcagcaatCAGGTGGTACAACTAGagtttatgttcattattattgcaTTGTTATGTAGTTTtaaacatgaggtaatttaatgTCATCTCGTCTTGTGGTGCTTTGCACACTCTGCTGTGTGTAttttgaaggaggcgtggcttgagaccgctctgaagggagggtgggatctcatgctttcaaagctaacttgctattgctagcctctccgcaattgcctaccctacctttaaggtTATTATACATCTACAATCTTGTTGTATGTGTGAAAACAGAAGACAAACAGAAGCAGGGTTGCACACCAATTAAGACCACCTGTTAAAATCCAAcagatttgaatttgaattgaggtaCCAAGCAGGACACAGAACTGCAATTtgaatttaaaggtcccgtttttcgtggttttttgaagctttgattgtgtttatagtgtgcaatataacatgtgttcatgtttcacgtgtaaaaaaaacacagtatttttcacataatttacttatctgtataccgctgtttccactgtcataaaaacgggctgatgacttccttgttctatgaagtccctccttcagaaatacgtaacgagttctgattgtgccagctgttcctgtgttgtgattcgacagcagcttagcgctccttgtccggaaaggtcacgcctcttaccataacgtggagatgcacgcgctcagtgttattgtaaacatgtctttaattttaccctatcaatttgagccggaatcagacccggtgattggactgcgggatgaaaataacagcgtttcgacgacatggcgacaaacacactctacaaacgcaactcttgtgtattcctgtgggcggaggttagtcaaaaaactgttttagtgacgtcattaaagaaggaagtagagggatgtagtccaaactggccgttcgatgtaggcgacttctgttaaataaaatatctcgcttggcattgaactttgagctttaaaattttacagattttatttatactctaacaacaacattacacactaactaaagtctgaaacatgggatcacgaagaacgggacctttaaagagaTGATCCACCCCAAATTTAAAACTCTGTCATCacctactcaccctcatgttgttccaaatttatatgcctttcttttttctgtggaagacaaaagatattttgaagaatgttagtAGCTAAACAGTTTCATTGAGTTCCATTGGGCAAAAAACACAATGGAAGTTAATGGGTACTGAAACTGTTCGGTTATCAACATTCTTCCAagtgtcttcttttgtgttcagcagtcagcagaagaaagaaatgcatacagattttgaaaaacacgagagaaagagagagagagagagagagagagagagatgacgATTTTTGGGTGGATATTCCCTTTAAGGACATAGAGTTAAAATGAACTGAGAAATTTGCTGACTAGAAACTTTTTTCCCCAATTATgcccattttatatatatatatatatatatatatatatatatatatatatatatatatatacacacacacacacacacacacacacacacattttatctaatctttttaaatataaaaaaaaaatattttaattcgGTGGGGTGTTGCTACAACTAATTAGCAATTCTTAAATTTGAAATTGCCCATTTTGAATTGTTTTTAAACCATTTTGACCTAAATATgccaattattaaaaaaaataaaacaattcttACCATGTTTCAATCTGCTGTAATCTATATGCTGCCTTGAGCATCTTATCTTAAACATTTGATACCAAAATTATTTTAGGTTGAGTATTCAGTTGCTTACCGTTTAATGTAACCAATCGTGTCTTGAGGATTCACTTGCGCTGTCCTCTCTGTATCATTCAAGAACTTCAGCCTGAGCACCATGTTTCTTTGGGTGTCATTTGGTGCATCTTCGGCCGAAGGCTGTGTGGCACTTGGGGCGCTGGCTGGAGGTTGAGTCGAGGGACCCGCTGATTCTCGATGTCTCAACCCATCACTCCCAATCCCTGCTTCCTCCAGGAGGCCTCCCTCACCTCCTCCAGCCCTACTACCATCCGAGGACTGTCCCACCGCTCCCGCTTCTGTTCCAGGCTCACTCTTGTCATTCTCCCTGACACCGCTGGGCGACGAGTCCGTGTTACCCGAGGGGAGCGGCTCCTGGCTGTCAGTCTCTGTGGAGGGGGAGGTCCCTGGGCTGGGTGAGAGGAGGTGTTCAGGGGTTTCAACAGTGTGAGTGGAGGCCCAGGCCAGAACCAGGACAAGCACCAGGAACACCACTCCAAAGAGCAGGGTGACCTCATCACCCACACCCTCTATTAGAGCCATCCTGGTCTGCTGAGTCCTGGACTAAGGCAACTTCAGACTAGGCACCTACAGCACATGTTCACAATTACTAATCACATTCGTGCAAGTTCATTATTTCTGTCAAATAAAAGATCtgcattatgcatcattcaggGTTCCCACAGTTTTCACTAAATATCCTGACCTTTCCAGTCATTGCTGGattaggcttttttttttttttttaaatccagtATCAATATTTTGAATCACAGAGATTGCACAAGCATATTTCCATTTATATGACTAATATCAATCTTGTGAATTAATAGATTTACAATTATACTTATTATGGGACAAGTACTTTTTGAAGCAAAACTAGAACAATTGATGttcactaaaaaaaatgtaaatgacttTGAAAGATTTGTTTAACGCTATGCTAGTTTATCTGGCTATATTTATggtgaaaacattattttaatatataactgTTTTCTGACTATTCCATgaaaacacctttttaaaaTTCCCAGATATTTGCAGGTTTTTCATGATTGTGGGAACCTTGATCATTTTAATAAGATGTGATGAAGACATTTGAACCTTCCTGTTGTCTTGGGATCATTATTCTTTTCAGTTTCTACAAACTCTGCCATTCTTAATGAAACCAGTCTTTGTAGGGGGGGGGGAATCTAAAATCATAAACACAAACTTCCTGTTTAAATTAACCAATTTAAAGAACGTTCCACATGTGGTCTATACAAGTCAAACCGGACCCTTATTTGAAGAattaaggcccattcacaccaagaatgataactatgaagtgaactataacgataactatatttgcatcCACACCAACAAACGATAatggtctgtttattctaagctcatgcgctgcggtttcaaagtgtgtacatgtttttgctgttcttgttgcatttacatggctttaaccagcagatgtcctcagcatgctatgtttcgagtgaatagctagtgtaatcaaTCTAaactaacagtgaatttagctgacgaagttaatatagtggaataaaaacaatgcctaatatttttcactgcaacgtcaaaggaagcaagacaatgttgtcgaaactagcgctggatacctgaggtaatttttatgttacactgtttgctagcctggcataatgatctcattgttaatacttctcaccaaTTATTCCAAGGGTATGActgattgttttccatataggCCTATCCATTTTCTTTATAGAGTTTTACTTCAGCGCTCCTCCTttccatctctcgctcatagtAGACTAACGGTTGCAGGGGAGTTGTTTAtgcgttttcaacccaagccatcaaactgacgtcatcagagatTACGATTAAGGCGTTATCGTaaatttcagattttgattaaaggtttccatgacaaaattttttttctgtgttttaacttgcacggattaattgttcaccacaagactagtcatgtgtagggccctataatttccGCGATCACGGAATCACGGACAGAATCGCGGAATCCATTCaaaaaaacggaatttactatataacgcggaatgtcacggaatttgtcaaatttttgatgaatgaattaaaagcaggtcagtacacttaaattaaatcgcgatatagactagtgtctgtgaatattaaaccgcaaaaagactatttaaacatgaatcctgcatgcctgtgtgcctctgaaatgaatgatgcggaAGCGCAGTTTCACACACTGAAAAAGCACGTGCGACGCTCACAGTGTTTTCgtcctctgtcgcctcactatatgaCCGCAcgaattcatctccagagctgctctgaaagtcacttcatcagcatttaaccgcttcgtttgagaaaactaccgtcataaacacagagaaactcaaagctctaggcaaaacatcaaaataaaagttcgatttaacttgacagaaacatattactgttgtacagtagaatttagatcaattaatttaacaataagttattaaaatatatttttaaacaataatctcagtgtttcttccatgttttaattttaacagtaaagctctgttgtgtagcacattgtttgacaaaaaagtttaatttcatgattaaaagataaattacatggtatgcgttcatttgattgccagaaaaatttaaatacaacagaacttatgaaaaaaaaaaaaaaaaatcataaaaatgtattttttaattaatgaatattgttgtttttaagaattcaattaattagacatgctttttgattattaaaatggaattaaaccattaaaatggaatccagtaaacagaatttggtaaaaataaaatttgaggggaaagaataagacatttatcatagggccctaaaaaaattttttttttttttgttaaacttttattaaatagttggtaaattggacaagattcattatttcaattaattagacatgcttttgtttactaaaatttaatttaaccattaaaatggagtcaaaaaaataaataaaacagaaaaaacggaatccagaaaaattaaaacagaatttgggaaaaaataaa from Megalobrama amblycephala isolate DHTTF-2021 linkage group LG17, ASM1881202v1, whole genome shotgun sequence includes these protein-coding regions:
- the tmub1 gene encoding transmembrane and ubiquitin-like domain-containing protein 1, which produces MALIEGVGDEVTLLFGVVFLVLVLVLAWASTHTVETPEHLLSPSPGTSPSTETDSQEPLPSGNTDSSPSGVRENDKSEPGTEAGAVGQSSDGSRAGGGEGGLLEEAGIGSDGLRHRESAGPSTQPPASAPSATQPSAEDAPNDTQRNMVLRLKFLNDTERTAQVNPQDTIGYIKRTYFAGQEHQVRLIYQGQLLQDDAQTLASLNLADNSVLHCHISQHATRAMPAGARAADQVHVALNVGSLMVPLFVLMLSVLWYFQIQYRQFFTAPATASLVGITIFFSFVAFGVYRR